Proteins from one Choloepus didactylus isolate mChoDid1 chromosome 4, mChoDid1.pri, whole genome shotgun sequence genomic window:
- the NMB gene encoding neuromedin-B isoform X1 has product MSFSAPPLLGTSSFTSFPALSHPSSKQAAQLEGFFLALGQHTLLPAAASAPPVQEKLRCAGFAVSKGSLQLLGHFMGKKSLEPPSPSPLGAAPHISLRDQSLQLSHDLLRILSLKKALGISLSDPASHTQEAAGGNTAEVMQIMG; this is encoded by the exons atgtctttttctGCACCTCCACTTCTAGGCACCTCTTCGTTCACCTCCTTTCCTGCCCTTTCCCATCCCTCTTCCAAGCAGGCAGCACAACTGGAGGGTTTCTTTCTGGCCCTGGGCCAACACACTCTCCTTCCAGCTGCAGCGTCTGCTCCACCTGTTCAGGAAAAGCTGAGGTGCGCTGGTTTTGCTGTCAGCAAGGGATCTTTGCAACTCCTGG GTCACTTCATGGGCAAGAAGAGCCTGGAACCCCCCAGCCCATCCCCATTGGGAGCAGCTCCCCATATCTCTCTGAGGGACCAGAGCCTGCAGCTGAGTCATGATTTGCTCAGGATCCTCTCGCTAAAGAAAGCCCTGGGCATAAGCCTCAGTGACCCAGCATCCCACACCCAG GAAGCTGCTGGTGGAAATACTGCAGAAGTGATGCAAATAATGGGATAG
- the WDR73 gene encoding WD repeat-containing protein 73 gives MEAAEDWLVESLRLYQDFHAFDLSGATQVLEWIGDEGVFVAGYERLKKNEILHLILPVRLSVKENKGLFPERDFKVRHGGFSDGPIFDLKHVPDTRLLVTSGLPGCLLQVWQISEDSDAIKAVSTIAAHEEEGSLWPRVAVFSSMAPRALHGVRLSSLKITDLESQKTMYTSGISDSELLSSLQVLDADVFAFCCTSGRLGLVDIRQKWAPSETLSTNPGSGGGRWCAEVRGKGQGPGPSIASLCSDGHLCLVDPRDLCHPVSSVQCPVSTPSPYPELLRVTWAPVLDNCLAISGFDGTVQIYEVTSWDATGSQVEPLFTHKGHIFLDGNVVENVCLVTTHIWHPCKPRTLLSAANDASLHVWNWVDLHASH, from the exons ATGGAGGCGGCGGAAGACTGGCTGGTGGAGTCCTTGCGCTT GTACCAGGATTTCCATGCATTTGACTTGTCAGGAGCCACTCAAGTCCTTGAATGGATTGGTGATGAAG GAGTCTTTGTTGCTGGctatgaaagactgaaaaaaaatgagattctTCATCTGATATTGCCTGTCAGACTCTCTGTGAAGGAGAACAAG GGTTTGTTCCCAGAAAGAGATTTCAAGGTACGCCATGGAGGATTTTCAGACGGGCCTATTTTTGATCTAAAGCATGTGCCAGATACCAG GTTGCTGGTGACCAGTGGCCTTCCAGGTTGTTTGCTGCAGGTGTGGCAGATCTCGGAGGACAGTG atgccattaaaGCTGTTAGCACCATTGCTGCACATGAAGAAGAGGGGAGTCTCTGGCCTAGGGTGGCTGTCTTCTCCTCGATGGCACCTAGAGCCCTCCATGGAGTGAGGCTTAGCAGTCTGAAGATTACAGATCTGGAATCCCAGAAGACCATGTACACCTCAG GCATCAGTGACAGTGAGTTGCTGAGTAGCCTGCAGGTCCTGGATGCAGACGTCTTTGCCTTCTGCTGTACCTCAGGTCGGCTAGGGCTTGTCGACATCCGCCAGAAGTGGGCACCATCTGAGACTCTCAGCACCAACCCTGGGTCTGGTGGAGGGAGGTGGTGTGCAGAAGTGAGGGGCAAGGGCCAGGGTCCTGGGCCTAGCATTGCCAGCCTTTGCTCAGATGGGCACCTCTGTCTTGTTGACCCCCGAGATCTCTGCCATCCTGTGAGCTCAGTCCAGTGCCCAGTTTCTACACCTAGCCCTTACCCTGAGCTGCTGCGAGTGACTTGGGCCCCAGTTCTGGACAACTGCTTGGCCATTTCAG GTTTTGATGGGACAGTCCAGATCTATGAAGTCACATCTTGGGATGCAACTGGGAGCCAAGTAGAACCTCTCTTCACTCACAAAGGTCACATCTTCCTTGATGGAAATGTGGTAGAGAATGTTTGCCTGGTCACCACCCATATTTGGCACCCATGCAAACCAAGGACTTTGTTATCAGCAGCAAATGATGCCTCTCTCCATGTGTGGAACTGGGTGGACCTCCATGCCTCCCACTAA
- the NMB gene encoding neuromedin-B isoform X2 has translation MTRRAGGARLLAGLLLFSLLAAGTAPLGWDLPEPRSRTSKIRVHPRGNLWATGHFMGKKSLEPPSPSPLGAAPHISLRDQSLQLSHDLLRILSLKKALGISLSDPASHTQEAAGGNTAEVMQIMG, from the exons ATGACCCGGCGGGCCGGTGGCGCTCGGCTACTCGCCGGCCTTCTGCTCTTTTCTCTGCTCGCTGCCGGCACCGCCCCGCTCGGCTGGGATCTCCCGGAGCCACGCAGCCGAACCAGCAAGATCCGAGTGCACCCGCGGGGCAACCTCTGGGCCACCG GTCACTTCATGGGCAAGAAGAGCCTGGAACCCCCCAGCCCATCCCCATTGGGAGCAGCTCCCCATATCTCTCTGAGGGACCAGAGCCTGCAGCTGAGTCATGATTTGCTCAGGATCCTCTCGCTAAAGAAAGCCCTGGGCATAAGCCTCAGTGACCCAGCATCCCACACCCAG GAAGCTGCTGGTGGAAATACTGCAGAAGTGATGCAAATAATGGGATAG